Proteins encoded by one window of Lathyrus oleraceus cultivar Zhongwan6 chromosome 1, CAAS_Psat_ZW6_1.0, whole genome shotgun sequence:
- the LOC127083351 gene encoding pathogenesis-related protein 1 — protein sequence MISIFAPLVLVLTILTHTTYAQNSPQDYLNAHNRARSEVGVGPITWDANVASFAKNYVNQLKGSCQLVHSGGQYGENLAWGSPDLTATAAVDMWIDEIQNYDYDSNSCFNGECLHYTQVVWRDSVRLGCARVKCNNGRGTIISCNYDPPGNFIGERPYENSPFEIPLSFSKHDDK from the coding sequence ATGATCTCAATCTTTGCCCCTCTTGTGCTTGTGTTAACCATACTAACACATACCACATATGCTCAAAACTCACCACAAGACTACCTCAATGCTCACAACCGAGCACGTTCTGAAGTAGGTGTCGGTCCTATAACATGGGATGCAAACGTTGCATCTTTTGCAAAGAACTATGTGAACCAGCTTAAAGGAAGTTGCCAGTTAGTGCACTCTGGAGGCCAATACGGAGAAAATCTAGCTTGGGGCAGTCCTGACCTTACTGCAACAGCTGCTGTCGATATGTGGATCGATGAGATACAAAACTACGACTACGATTCTAACTCTTGTTTCAATGGTGAGTGCTTGCATTATACTCAAGTCGTTTGGCGCGATTCGGTTCGTCTTGGTTGTGCTAGGGTGAAGTGTAACAATGGCCGTGGCACTATTATTAGCTGTAACTATGATCCACCAGGCAACTTTATTGGTGAGAGACCTTATGAGAATAGTCCTTTTGAAATACCATTGAGCTTTAGCAAACATGATGACAAGTAA